The Mycosarcoma maydis chromosome 17, whole genome shotgun sequence DNA window TTGCCTCCCTCACGAGGTGTGTTGCGAGATTTCCACTTGGCACCTGCGTGCATCCTGTTGGCACGTGCGGGGGGCGACCAGCAGCCGGGCGAATGCCGGAAGAGCCTCGCCACCGCTTTCACCGGCGTGAAATCGAGCAGTGCGATTCGAACCAGCATCGTATATACGCTTGTGTGGCGCATCCGTTTTGCCCATTCGTTCGCACTCGAGCTTTTCAAAAGCTCCTTTCTTCGTtcagcagcttgctgtctggctgctgcttttTCGCGCAGAAACTTTTGCTTGCCTTGGCTGAATTTGCCGTACGCCGCTCGGTTTTTGGCTTGGTTGGATGCCTTGAGTTGCTTTTCGTACTCGAGCCTCTCTCGAATTTCGTGCTCGCTCATCGTTCGCTCGACGCCTTGCCCGCCTTGTTCGGTGGCACTTGTAGTGCTTGAGCAAGCACCACCGACCAGCTCCTGGTCCGATCCGGGAACCGGGATGTGCGCAAACATTGTTTCAAACGCCCACACCGACGGTACAGGCGTCGTGCGTGCATTCAGGATCACGATCCGGAACTCGGCCGGTGGAGGATGCGATTTGCGATACAGTGTCGCCGGTCGCCAGGCGTAGTAGAATGGTTTCAGCTCATTCCTGGATGATCTTGAATGCGACCCAGGCACGAGTCGGAtggtcgaggtggcagAGCAAGTTTCGGTTTGAACATCACCTGTCGAGTCGCAAGGGAGCCAAAAGTCATGTCCAGAGGGTACGATCTGCAACGAGCTAAACACGGCATCGTAAGTGTTCCACTCGATACACGCGCCCTTTTCGCCCAGGAAGCGTCGTCCATCCTGGTGCTGGTTGTGCAATCCCAGACCGAGgccgagaccaagaccaggcgccgtcgccgtcgccgtcgcATTCGCTCTTCCACTCGTTCCACGGGCACGCCATGCCAGCGCGGCGATCCACGTACCCATTCTGACCATGGTGTTGCGCCAAATCCACTGCCACCAATCCACCAACGCGCTCACGCCGTCGGCTGCAAGCTGCATTATACGTCGTGGTGCGTACAGCAAAATGTCgaagatggtggtgagCTTGATCGGACGCTGCGGATCCGCAATGATACTCTTTGGCTTGACAGGCTGATTGGCTTTTGCCGAAGATTGCTGCGCCGCTTGAGTTTGGTTGGTTGtgttcttcttggcgagcgcagaAGCCGAGATCGGGGCGGCACGAATGGCGTCTACGATGCTCGCGCGTTGCACCACGTATCCGAGCCGCTTGAGGTGGGCATAGATAAGATAGGCTTCCCTCGTCAGTGGCTCGTCTTGCTGTATCGTCGAATCTGGCTCGCTCAGAGGCTGCATCAATGCGGCAAACGCTTGTTGTACCGACATGGGCACCAGCGCCGGCTCCTCCTCGttcggctgcggctgcggctgcggctgcgctTCGGCTGGGTGATAGATCTGCAGACTGCCTCTTTCGGTGAGAAACAAAGCTTCTTCAGGCAATAGCTCGTTCCATGCTTTGGTGACCAACTTGCCTGTAGCTTTGTCGACCACCTGTTCTCTCTGGATCACCCCCACGGTTTCGAAAATTTTACCCTGTATGTCCAACAATCTCGCCCTCCTCGTTCTAGCATCCCACGTGGCTCgcacgagcgagcgatATGCCACTCTGCGCTCTCCCGAGACGGCTGTGAACATGGCTTCTCTGCTTCGCTCGAGCAGTTTGGATTGACCACCGAAACCGGTGGGTTCGAAATCTTTCTCGCCTCGCTTGgggatgacgatgccggATGCGTTGGAAGCAGATTTGGATTTAGGATGGAGGGTGGAGAGCAGGCGGAGATAGTCGGGCGCTTCATCTTCGGCGTCTGAGTCATCGGCGACGTGCGGTTCAGAGACAGGGCTAGGTTTCGAGGAGCTGGCAGTGTTGGATCGGATGTAGGCGCTCGGTGTTGCGGTGGGATCCTCCATGTCTTGCTGTACATCGAACGATGGTGTAGCGGGTGTGCGACTGGCAGAAGTGGGTGACAGAGTTGGTGACAGTGGCGAgaaagatgatgatgccgTTGTGCGCCGACGTGGCGTGGTGGGTGCAATGACCATGTTGGGATCTTGACAATCGATGGTCGTTGCGTGAAGCTGAGTAGAGAGTTGAGTTGCGAACGACGTTTTCTtgtcttttttttttttgttggaccctgaatcgaaaatcgtcaatcgtgaattcacgaataCGGACGCTGATGAATCGCGCTGAGCAGCGCTGAGCCGCGTCTCGGTCCTCACGTTTGGCAAACAAATTCGAGTGTGACACGGACGACTAGAAGCAGATGAATGGGATGTATTGGGCTGTAGATACGAGTTATACAgtcggcgacggcgacggcgacggcgacggcgacggcgacggcggTCGAGACCACACGAGCTGCGCGTTTTGATCTTCTACCTTGGTAAAGTACTGTACGCCGAGCATGTGATGTTGGTTGTCACCTGGGGTGAGAACGACGCCGTTGGAAGAGAGGTAAAACGGGATGCCGTCGGTGATGGCTttgacaatgtcgatgTAGATGAGCCTGTTGGCGGATTTGCGCATGCCGGATATGACTCCCTGTTGGCCAAACTTGCCTTTGGCAAGGTGGATGTGATTGCGAGTCATGGGCTTCAAGCCGCCGGATGCGAGGATGAGGTCCCAAGCTGGAGCATAGGTTCCGTGGATGACTTGCACGCGATGCTCGCTGGCGATCTGCAAGGCATCGAGGTTGGTCTTCAGATGGTGCTCTTCTGTGAGGCTGTGATTGTGTGGATCGTCATGTGTCAGCTTCAACAGGTGCAGATTCTCCAACGTCAGCGCGACGTGTTGCAGCTCTACGACGTTCTTCAACGAATGTCCCTGAACCGCTCTCACCCACCACTCGGCTGAGTTTTGCTGGGACAATTCAAACCTCTTTTTCTCGTTACTCTCTACAATCCTCCTGACATCCTCCAAGCGTGGCTTTGTCTTTTTTCCGTCAGGAAGCGTGATGGTGACACTCTTGACTCTGGGTCGCTGTAGCACATGCTCTAGCAAAACATAGCCGTCGGCACGAATCTCGAGTGCTTCCTTTTCGGCACCGTGTCGTAGGATGTAGGCGAGCGCTCGCGAGagttgctcgtcgctcgatGGAGGTTTTCGTGGCGCTTTCAGACTGGAACTGGAGCTAGaactcgcactcgcactcgcatTCGCACTCGACGACTTGCTgatggacgaggaagcggtTGATGGTTGTTCCGCTTTGATGGCGATTTTCTTttgcgcagcttgttggagcttgagcgcctttTGTGCTTCCTTTCGAGCTTTTCGTTCGAGCTTTACGTCGCTAACGGCGGGGTCCGTtgagctggacgaggtggctgGCTCTTGTGTCGACATGATGGCTGTCTTGCAAGGTTCGCAACGACCAGATCgagaatcgcgaat harbors:
- a CDS encoding tRNA splicing endonuclease subunit SEN54; this encodes MVIAPTTPRRRTTASSSFSPLSPTLSPTSASRTPATPSFDVQQDMEDPTATPSAYIRSNTASSSKPSPVSEPHVADDSDAEDEAPDYLRLLSTLHPKSKSASNASGIVIPKRGEKDFEPTGFGGQSKLLERSREAMFTAVSGERRVAYRSLVRATWDARTRRARLLDIQGKIFETVGVIQREQVVDKATGKLVTKAWNELLPEEALFLTERGSLQIYHPAEAQPQPQPQPNEEEPALVPMSVQQAFAALMQPLSEPDSTIQQDEPLTREAYLIYAHLKRLGYVVQRASIVDAIRAAPISASALAKKNTTNQTQAAQQSSAKANQPVKPKSIIADPQRPIKLTTIFDILLYAPRRIMQLAADGVSALVDWWQWIWRNTMVRMGTWIAALAWRARGTSGRANATATATAPGLGLGLGLGLHNQHQDGRRFLGEKGACIEWNTYDAVFSSLQIVPSGHDFWLPCDSTGDVQTETCSATSTIRLVPGSHSRSSRNELKPFYYAWRPATLYRKSHPPPAEFRIVILNARTTPVPSVWAFETMFAHIPVPGSDQELVGGACSSTTSATEQGGQGVERTMSEHEIRERLEYEKQLKASNQAKNRAAYGKFSQGKQKFLREKAAARQQAAERRKELLKSSSANEWAKRMRHTSVYTMLVRIALLDFTPVKAVARLFRHSPGCWSPPARANRMHAGAKWKSRNTPREGGNGRGSTGNPFPPLKAGRRSVVVAVVDGSVTTLLRFGEAEFAHWSLYGLPHESQTQSHHTP
- a CDS encoding tRNA 2'-phosphotransferase (related to TPT1 - tRNA 2`-phosphotransferase), whose translation is MSTQEPATSSSSTDPAVSDVKLERKARKEAQKALKLQQAAQKKIAIKAEQPSTASSSISKSSSANASASASSSSSSSLKAPRKPPSSDEQLSRALAYILRHGAEKEALEIRADGYVLLEHVLQRPRVKSVTITLPDGKKTKPRLEDVRRIVESNEKKRFELSQQNSAEWWVRAVQGHSLKNVVELQHVALTLENLHLLKLTHDDPHNHSLTEEHHLKTNLDALQIASEHRVQVIHGTYAPAWDLILASGGLKPMTRNHIHLAKGKFGQQGVISGMRKSANRLIYIDIVKAITDGIPFYLSSNGVVLTPGDNQHHMLGVQYFTKVEDQNAQLVWSRPPSPSPSPSPSPSPTV